A genome region from Tenebrio molitor chromosome 4, icTenMoli1.1, whole genome shotgun sequence includes the following:
- the LOC138128057 gene encoding uncharacterized protein: MSGTSKQMVDLETIKTALKKLNYPIPAELTNMLRDQMIDIETFETLWRRLSPPTVEEVCSLPTFAGLDHEDPKKFITECKNILANSNPAYWRDQIAAQFRLEPARWWSYEAPYAPSLHDLEQALIKRYENFEILTKLRMKFYGITQAVGEPADAFITKKKLLATRIAPHITKAEFNGFCRLWLRDGHHLLEEPHHATNDVVPSAPFVGEPAARHLERPHQPRDQQPVEHQTLDEPRFNEEDAASDMTADDAAEEFPPQKTGYLYHSQEPIEDREPDLHTVRDDKQAGQVDIEPIGDRESYQRAQPPLEREHGEMTTATPPPEDAPAVSAERTGNKLDDLQLPAAETTAEKHPPQQGKLALSAALPSEPGPVPGQLSKVVAVILTRPHRSDRQQQLRPPQPQHSQV; encoded by the coding sequence ATGTCCGGGACATCGAAACAAATGGTTGACCTCGAGACGATCAAGACCGCCTTGAAGAAACTCAACTACCCAATTCCAGCGGAACTAACCAACATGTTACGGGATCAGATGATCGACATCGAGACGTTCGAAACTCTCTGGAGACGACTCAGCCCTCCCACGGTGGAAGAGGTATGTTCGTTACCAACTTTCGCAGGCCTCGACCACGAGGACCCAAAGAAATTCATCACCGAATGCAAAAACATCCTCGCCAACTCCAACCCTGCGTATTGGCGAGACCAAATCGCGGCCCAGTTCCGGCTCGAACCAGCTCGATGGTGGAGCTACGAAGCGCCGTACGCACCATCACTCCACGACCTGGAGCAGGCCCTCATCAAGAGGTACGAGAACTTCGAGATCTTAACGAAGCTCCGGATGAAATTCTACGGAATCACCCAGGCCGTCGGCGAGCCAGCCGACGCCttcatcacaaaaaaaaaactgctcGCAACACGAATCGCACCGCACATCACGAAGGCAGAATTCAACGGGTTTTGCCGACTGTGGTTGAGAGACGGCCACCATCTCCTCGAAGAACCACATCATGCCACAAATGACGTGGTGCCATCAGCGCCGTTCGTCGGTGAGCCGGCCGCGCGCCACCTCGAACGACCACATCAACCACGAGACCAGCAGCCAGTCGAACACCAGACTCTAGATGAACCCCGTTTCAACGAAGAAGATGCTGCCAGTGATATGACAGCTGACGACGCAGCAGAGGAATTCCCTCCTCAAAAGACTGGATACCTATACCACTCTCAAGAACCCATCGAGGACCGAGAACCAGACCTTCATACTGTTCGAGACGACAAACAAGCTGGCCAAGTTGACATCGAACCCATCGGCGACCGAGAATCTTATCAACGTGCACAACCTCCACTCGAGCGTGAACATGGAGAAATGACAACTGCAACTCCGCCACCAGAAGATGCACCTGCAGTTTCAGCTGAACGAACTGGTAACAAACTCGACGATCTTCAACTTCCAGCCGCTGAAACGACCGCTGAGAAACACCCGCCACAGCAAGGGAAACTCGCACTTTCGGCCGCTCTCCCATCAGAACCAGGTCCCGTTCCGGGCCAACTCTCGAAAGTCGTTGCTGTGATCTTGACGCGACCTCACCGATCAGACCGTCAACAGCAGCTACGACCACCACAACCACAACACAGTCAGGTGTAG